Proteins from a single region of Nocardioides anomalus:
- a CDS encoding MFS transporter, which produces MASAGLGVDGDVRAAAAPPRTLAVVLEASGLALVLHLAWLALVAGTGGDLAAQDAWTGFALAHPTSAYDFAWYGGMHPASYSLLSPYVMGALGVRTTMVVAGTVSAGLVALLLTRFRGAGEVRWTGLYAALAVTGNALSGRATFGLGLVLGLGALAVVFAWPRGPGWTTPTVRWTRGAAAATLAGLATAASPVAGLFLGLVAAALWFAHRRAASLALGVVPVVVVVATSALFPFFGVQPFPGHTALVPFVLAVACWFVLPRSWRLARMSSAVYGAAVLAVWLVPTPIGTNITRLALLFAGVALLAATRGAWWTSAVGRRLGRRAARSSLAVALVTALVYPVVIVAQDVAGSSSAATLDTDVGALVDELDQRGAELGRVEVVPSRSHREASALAPHVNLARGWNRQADVARNALFYRDDVPLSAEQYEHWLHRWAVRFVVLPASTLDYAALDEGRLVRAGLPFLTEVWSDATWTLYQVADPAPLVRGAAALVAWDDDRLTVRVDAPGTAVLRIAWSPWLSIVDDDGDRVPEDDLGGTCLAQHRPDDDRAASWVVLHASTAGTYRIGAPYSVPRGTPCETG; this is translated from the coding sequence ATGGCGAGTGCAGGGCTCGGGGTCGACGGCGACGTGCGCGCCGCCGCCGCGCCGCCGCGCACCCTCGCCGTGGTCCTCGAGGCCAGCGGTCTCGCGCTCGTGCTGCACCTGGCCTGGCTGGCCCTGGTCGCCGGCACCGGCGGCGACCTGGCCGCGCAGGACGCGTGGACCGGCTTCGCGCTCGCGCACCCGACCAGCGCCTACGACTTCGCGTGGTACGGCGGGATGCACCCCGCGTCGTACAGCCTGCTCTCGCCGTACGTCATGGGCGCGCTCGGCGTCCGCACCACGATGGTCGTGGCCGGCACGGTCTCGGCCGGGCTGGTCGCGCTGCTGCTGACGCGCTTCCGCGGCGCGGGCGAGGTCCGCTGGACCGGGCTGTACGCCGCGCTGGCCGTGACCGGCAACGCGCTGTCCGGGCGGGCGACGTTCGGCCTCGGGCTGGTGCTGGGACTCGGAGCGCTGGCCGTGGTCTTCGCCTGGCCCCGTGGCCCGGGCTGGACGACGCCGACCGTGCGGTGGACGCGCGGTGCGGCGGCCGCGACGCTGGCCGGGCTGGCCACCGCGGCGAGCCCGGTGGCCGGTCTCTTCCTCGGGCTGGTGGCGGCCGCGCTGTGGTTCGCGCACCGGCGAGCGGCCTCGCTCGCCCTCGGCGTGGTGCCGGTCGTGGTGGTCGTGGCCACCTCCGCGCTGTTCCCCTTCTTCGGCGTCCAGCCGTTCCCGGGGCACACGGCGCTGGTGCCGTTCGTGCTGGCCGTGGCCTGCTGGTTCGTGCTGCCGCGCTCGTGGCGGCTGGCCCGGATGTCGAGCGCCGTGTACGGCGCCGCCGTGCTCGCGGTCTGGCTGGTCCCGACGCCGATCGGCACCAACATCACCCGGCTGGCGCTGCTCTTCGCCGGGGTCGCGCTGCTGGCCGCCACGCGTGGCGCGTGGTGGACCTCCGCCGTCGGCCGCCGGCTCGGTCGCCGTGCCGCGCGCTCGTCCCTGGCCGTGGCCCTGGTGACCGCGCTGGTCTACCCGGTGGTCATCGTGGCCCAGGACGTGGCCGGCTCCTCCTCCGCCGCGACCCTCGACACCGACGTCGGTGCTCTCGTCGACGAGCTCGACCAGCGCGGCGCCGAGCTCGGCCGCGTCGAGGTCGTGCCGAGCCGCAGCCACCGCGAGGCCAGCGCGCTGGCACCCCACGTCAACCTGGCCCGCGGCTGGAACCGGCAGGCCGACGTGGCCCGCAACGCGCTGTTCTACCGCGACGACGTGCCGTTGAGCGCCGAGCAGTACGAGCACTGGCTGCACCGCTGGGCGGTCCGCTTCGTCGTCCTGCCGGCCTCGACCCTGGACTACGCCGCGCTCGACGAGGGCCGGCTGGTCCGCGCCGGGCTGCCGTTCCTCACCGAGGTGTGGTCGGACGCAACGTGGACGCTCTACCAGGTGGCCGACCCCGCACCGCTCGTGCGCGGCGCCGCCGCCCTGGTGGCCTGGGACGACGACCGGCTCACCGTGCGGGTCGACGCGCCCGGCACCGCGGTGCTCCGGATCGCCTGGTCCCCCTGGCTCAGCATCGTCGACGACGACGGCGACCGGGTGCCCGAGGACGACCTGGGCGGCACCTGCCTGGCCCAGCACCGGCCCGACGACGACCGCGCCGCCTCCTGGGTCGTGCTGCACGCCTCGACGGCCGGCACCTACCGCATCGGCGCGCCGTACTCCGTGCCGCGCGGGACGCCGTGCGAGACCGGCTGA
- a CDS encoding MFS transporter has product MTFVVLCLGVASFSLLQSMVTPVLPTVEAALHTDQATVTWVLTAYLLSASVFTPIIGRVGDKVGKERMLVVALGALAAGSLLAAVASSIGVLIAARAIQGIGGGVLPLTFGIIRDEFPREKVSGAVGASSALLAVGGGFGLVLAGPIVDALSYHWLFWLPMLMTLTAAVLAFFFVPESPERAPGRINVGTALLLSAWLITLLLGVSQGEQWGWTSARVLGLFAATAVLLPVWIWAEARSDSPLVDMQMMRIPTVWTVNLVALLFGVGMYAVFAFTPQFLQTPDDVTGYGFGASVTESGLLLLPQSLATFLAGLSAGALTRRFGGKALLVTGAVLTALPTLGFVLWHDSLGVVVAELTLLGLGFGLAFAALSSLVVDAVPQSQTGVASGMNANIRTVGGALGSAVVASVITSDLRPDGFPAEAGYTHGFALLVVTSTLAAIVAALVPVVRARTHVVRGPQATYEREAALDGA; this is encoded by the coding sequence GTGACGTTCGTGGTCCTGTGCCTCGGAGTGGCGTCGTTCTCGCTGCTGCAGTCCATGGTCACGCCGGTGCTGCCGACCGTCGAGGCCGCGCTGCACACCGACCAGGCCACGGTGACGTGGGTGCTGACGGCCTACCTGCTCTCCGCGTCGGTCTTCACCCCGATCATCGGCCGGGTCGGCGACAAGGTCGGCAAGGAGCGGATGCTGGTCGTGGCGCTCGGCGCCCTCGCGGCCGGGTCGCTGCTGGCCGCCGTGGCGTCCTCCATCGGCGTGCTCATCGCGGCCCGTGCGATCCAGGGCATCGGTGGCGGCGTGCTGCCGCTGACCTTCGGGATCATCCGCGACGAGTTCCCGCGCGAGAAGGTCTCCGGCGCGGTGGGTGCGTCCTCGGCGCTGCTCGCGGTGGGCGGCGGGTTCGGGCTGGTGCTGGCCGGGCCGATCGTCGACGCGCTCAGCTACCACTGGCTGTTCTGGCTGCCGATGTTGATGACGCTCACCGCCGCCGTCCTGGCCTTCTTCTTCGTCCCCGAGTCGCCCGAGCGCGCGCCCGGCCGGATCAACGTGGGCACGGCGCTGCTGCTGTCGGCGTGGCTGATCACGCTGTTGCTGGGCGTCAGCCAGGGCGAGCAGTGGGGCTGGACCTCGGCCCGGGTGCTCGGCCTGTTCGCGGCCACCGCGGTCCTGCTGCCGGTGTGGATCTGGGCCGAGGCCCGCAGCGACAGCCCGCTCGTGGACATGCAGATGATGCGCATCCCCACGGTGTGGACGGTCAACCTGGTCGCGCTGCTCTTCGGCGTCGGGATGTACGCCGTGTTCGCGTTCACCCCGCAGTTCCTGCAGACCCCCGACGACGTGACCGGCTACGGCTTCGGGGCGTCGGTGACCGAGTCCGGGCTGCTGCTCCTGCCGCAGAGCCTGGCCACCTTCCTGGCCGGCCTGTCCGCCGGCGCGCTGACCCGCCGCTTCGGCGGCAAGGCGCTGCTCGTCACCGGCGCGGTCCTGACCGCGCTGCCCACGCTCGGCTTCGTGCTCTGGCACGACTCGTTGGGGGTGGTGGTCGCCGAGCTGACCCTGCTCGGGCTCGGCTTCGGCCTGGCCTTCGCCGCGCTGTCCAGCCTGGTCGTCGACGCCGTGCCGCAGTCCCAGACCGGCGTGGCCAGCGGCATGAACGCCAACATCCGCACCGTCGGCGGCGCGCTCGGCAGCGCCGTCGTGGCCAGCGTCATCACCTCCGACCTGCGACCGGACGGCTTCCCCGCCGAGGCGGGCTACACGCACGGCTTCGCGCTGCTCGTGGTCACCTCCACCCTCGCCGCCATCGTGGCCGCGCTCGTGCCGGTCGTGCGCGCCCGGACCCACGTGGTCCGCGGTCCGCAGGCGACGTACGAGCGCGAGGCCGCGCTCGACGGCGCCTGA
- a CDS encoding ABC transporter permease has product MRARLRTDRGLLVLTAGVVAVVSALLTAVWPLTVRTADEAVSDAVGDAGAGAAVVATVPPAQFRGDRRRDPDAVERFGRAVEDARSGLPDRLRAVLRPSVASLSSPALRVSGPGASRSLRLVYAQSPTAPPAVTWVAGRAPGASVGAGRADVVLDDDDPPWPVEVGLSERAALLLDLLPGATLTLEDEYGQDVAVRISGIYSPDDPGDPAWDVARELLSPAVAIADGVERTSAGALVTAAALPDLRIAVPADELTQRTTFLPDPERLGWRGAPELRREVVSLKAVAGAEVEWDSVLDRLLADAEQDVADARGQAQLLLVGLVASAGLTLALVALLLGRRRAGPLVLARERGAALPGLAAELGVESVLVAAAGALAGTALTLALLGDVGWRWLPPVVVVVALAAPVAGAVEAARATSARRVPANRAARRVADGRRRSGRALLELAVLAVAVLASVALRQRGSPEGDLTPSSAPTWWAVVGAVALLRLLPGLSRLAMRGVRRSRGRLSFFVAARVAAGGLRALPLAVLVVAVSQLVLGSGLAATQQRGQEAGALLTVGGDARLKTAPGPDVDGTAADLGRAPGVRAGVAGRVADRTLASAASTGATVRLVVVDAGAYRDLLARSDLPDAPQLGRLESPADPDAPVPALLSGGPPGLADGLRVRWGEDLDVALDVVGAAPLVEGGTDPVVLVDATAFAAAGAESLPDTVWAVGPGASDALRAYADQDPSVTLLTYDEVLAGLRDDPLREALVDLAVVASALLLLLAALGVVLGTAVGAPARDVSLGRLRALGLPDRGLRAVLAGELLVPVLAAVLTGTAVGVLTLWANTGSLDLAAVTGQDRPPALVVPVWTWLAAGAVLLVPLVLALRLHRRLRRASLARVLRSG; this is encoded by the coding sequence GTGCGTGCCCGCCTGCGGACCGACCGCGGGCTGCTGGTGCTCACCGCCGGGGTGGTCGCCGTGGTCTCCGCGCTGCTCACCGCGGTGTGGCCGCTGACCGTGCGCACCGCCGACGAGGCGGTGTCGGACGCGGTGGGCGACGCCGGCGCCGGCGCCGCGGTCGTCGCCACGGTCCCGCCCGCCCAGTTCCGGGGCGACCGGCGGCGCGACCCCGACGCGGTCGAGCGGTTCGGGCGCGCCGTCGAGGACGCCCGGTCCGGGCTGCCGGACCGGCTCCGGGCGGTCCTGCGCCCGAGCGTCGCCTCCCTCTCCTCCCCCGCGCTGCGCGTCTCCGGGCCGGGGGCGAGCCGGTCGCTGCGGCTGGTCTACGCCCAGAGCCCGACCGCCCCGCCGGCGGTGACCTGGGTGGCCGGCCGCGCGCCGGGGGCGAGCGTCGGGGCCGGCCGGGCGGACGTGGTCCTGGACGACGACGACCCGCCGTGGCCGGTCGAGGTGGGCCTGTCCGAGCGGGCAGCGCTCCTGCTCGACCTGCTGCCGGGAGCGACCCTCACCCTCGAGGACGAGTACGGCCAGGACGTCGCCGTGCGCATCAGCGGCATCTACTCCCCCGACGACCCGGGCGACCCCGCATGGGACGTCGCCCGCGAGCTGCTCTCCCCCGCGGTCGCGATCGCCGACGGCGTCGAGCGCACCTCCGCGGGTGCCCTGGTCACCGCCGCCGCGCTGCCGGACCTGCGCATCGCCGTACCGGCCGACGAGCTGACCCAGCGCACGACGTTCCTCCCCGACCCGGAGCGTCTCGGCTGGCGCGGCGCGCCAGAGCTGCGGCGCGAGGTGGTCTCTCTCAAGGCCGTGGCCGGGGCGGAGGTGGAGTGGGACAGCGTGCTCGACCGGCTGCTCGCCGACGCCGAGCAGGACGTCGCGGACGCCCGCGGCCAGGCGCAGCTGCTCCTGGTCGGCCTGGTGGCCAGCGCCGGGCTGACCCTCGCGCTCGTCGCGCTGCTGCTCGGGCGGCGCCGGGCCGGTCCGCTCGTCCTGGCCCGGGAGCGCGGCGCGGCGCTGCCCGGGCTCGCCGCGGAGCTCGGGGTCGAGTCCGTGCTGGTCGCTGCGGCCGGCGCGCTCGCCGGCACCGCGCTGACCCTGGCCCTGCTCGGCGACGTCGGCTGGCGGTGGCTGCCGCCCGTGGTCGTCGTGGTGGCCCTGGCCGCGCCGGTGGCCGGCGCGGTCGAGGCCGCGCGCGCGACCTCCGCGCGCCGGGTGCCGGCCAACCGGGCGGCGCGCCGGGTGGCCGACGGGCGGCGGCGCAGCGGCCGGGCGCTGCTCGAGCTCGCGGTCCTGGCCGTCGCGGTGCTGGCCTCCGTCGCGCTGCGGCAGCGCGGCTCCCCCGAGGGCGACCTCACGCCGTCGAGCGCGCCGACGTGGTGGGCGGTGGTGGGCGCCGTCGCGCTGCTGCGGCTGCTGCCCGGGCTGAGCCGGCTGGCCATGCGAGGGGTACGACGCTCACGCGGCCGGCTCTCCTTCTTCGTGGCCGCCCGGGTGGCCGCGGGCGGGCTGCGCGCGCTGCCGCTGGCCGTGCTGGTCGTGGCGGTGTCCCAGCTGGTGCTCGGCTCGGGCCTGGCCGCCACCCAGCAGCGCGGCCAGGAGGCCGGCGCCCTGCTCACCGTCGGCGGCGACGCCCGCCTCAAGACCGCGCCCGGCCCCGATGTCGACGGCACCGCGGCCGACCTGGGCCGCGCGCCCGGCGTACGCGCCGGCGTGGCCGGGCGCGTCGCCGACCGCACCCTCGCCTCGGCCGCGTCGACCGGCGCCACGGTGCGCCTGGTCGTGGTCGACGCGGGCGCCTACCGCGACCTGCTGGCCCGCAGCGACCTGCCCGACGCGCCCCAGCTCGGCCGGCTCGAGTCGCCCGCCGACCCGGACGCCCCCGTCCCCGCCCTGCTCTCCGGCGGCCCGCCCGGTCTGGCCGACGGGCTGCGCGTCCGGTGGGGCGAGGACCTCGACGTCGCCCTCGACGTGGTCGGCGCGGCCCCGCTCGTCGAGGGCGGCACCGACCCCGTCGTCCTCGTCGACGCCACGGCCTTCGCCGCCGCGGGGGCCGAGAGCCTCCCCGACACGGTCTGGGCCGTCGGTCCCGGCGCGTCCGACGCCCTCCGCGCGTACGCCGACCAGGACCCCTCGGTCACCCTCCTGACCTACGACGAGGTGCTCGCCGGGCTCCGCGACGACCCCCTGCGCGAGGCCCTGGTCGACCTCGCCGTGGTGGCCTCGGCGCTCCTGCTGCTCCTCGCCGCCCTGGGCGTCGTGCTCGGCACCGCCGTCGGCGCTCCCGCCCGCGACGTCTCCCTCGGCCGGCTGCGCGCCCTTGGCCTGCCCGACCGCGGCCTGCGCGCCGTCCTGGCCGGCGAGCTCCTGGTCCCGGTCCTCGCGGCCGTGCTCACCGGGACCGCGGTCGGCGTCCTCACCCTGTGGGCCAACACGGGCTCGCTCGACCTCGCCGCCGTCACCGGCCAGGACCGCCCGCCCGCGCTCGTCGTACCGGTGTGGACGTGGCTGGCCGCCGGCGCCGTGCTGCTCGTCCCTCTCGTGCTCGCGCTGCGCCTGCACCGGCGGCTGCGGCGGGCCAGCCTGGCCCGGGTGCTGCGCTCGGGCTAG
- a CDS encoding FtsX-like permease family protein, producing MLTLVLRRARGQSRLVASVVALVAVAATLLGVCALLLGPTQDRAFARELRPSPAQHLAVDAFLVTLRGDELEEVRATAADQLREVLGRLDPDVTVVETSTMRGLPGAAEGYLAAGDGIAPRSRLVTGRWPDPGVAVTETTVPEAAARRLGLVVGSQVRLAGGSGLGGAYEPITVVVVGTFRPRSAVGWESDPLTGAGAAAGEDDEGPVYGPFVVDDAAFLDSGSPVARLRVTAQPDPARLDRASVRAAVAAYDGAGDRLAADLADRVQIARLTSRLPATLERVEAQRAAGRSTVLVAVLLGAALSLAALLLAGRLVAVVRDEERVLLVALGASRRQQLGAAALEALLLALLAAALALPSAALLHAALVRTGGPAAAGLAEGPLLTRSLVTTVLGCALLPTPALVLTALDGGTTAAATRGRWARTRAGVDVALPVVAALAVAVGWWQLRQQPTTSAARGDLTLVLAPVVCVAAAVLLVVRVVPALLRAVARRLLRSVSLLLPLSVQQAARRPHPGTALVLVAASVAAATFGLGAGETWSRSQADQADLRVGTDLRLDVPTVPSGDQARAVADAVGRATLSGAVDRAVAVGQYVGTADGPPTLVAVDSRAAGDLLRGRIEDGSWAGVGARLDPGPAPAGVVLADGVSLQGRVDSALPVTATVTAVVSGAGGLRPTLTSAPLPLDGGAHPVTWSEPPGAGVRLVALGLHFDAPRARRADELAAAAVEVGVALPGAEATGAWQAPAQPRDPVRDVTVGVEPAADGARLVAAGTVESARLSDGGGDLVLTAYAAPDAVPVALSHDLADAVDAGTGDTLVGTLVDVDLPLEVVAVVPQVPSAPGRPAVLADADAVSRTLIAGGHLEPVVDGWWVGEPGAGTERALEALGLGEVTSRRAVTDDLLRGPFEVLVPTVLATLVAASVVLLLAGVALATGADQRRRAGELTRLRALGLRRPEALRVTLVEHAAFLGPLVLLGLLVGAGSALVLGPLLVRSDLGSAPVPSAVADWPWGVASLVLGGALAGAALVSWLVARRQVRASDHAGLRTGDA from the coding sequence GTGCTGACCCTGGTCCTGCGGCGCGCGCGGGGGCAGAGCCGCCTGGTGGCCAGCGTGGTCGCCCTGGTCGCGGTGGCCGCGACCCTGCTCGGCGTGTGCGCCCTGCTCCTCGGACCGACCCAGGACCGCGCCTTCGCCCGGGAGCTGCGGCCCAGCCCGGCCCAGCACCTGGCCGTCGACGCCTTCCTGGTCACCCTGCGCGGGGACGAGCTCGAGGAGGTCCGCGCCACCGCCGCGGACCAGCTGCGCGAGGTGCTCGGCCGGTTGGACCCGGACGTCACCGTGGTCGAGACCTCGACCATGCGCGGGCTCCCGGGGGCTGCCGAGGGCTACCTCGCCGCCGGGGACGGGATCGCGCCGCGGTCGCGGCTGGTGACCGGGCGGTGGCCCGACCCCGGGGTCGCGGTCACCGAGACGACGGTCCCGGAGGCCGCCGCGCGCCGGCTCGGTCTGGTCGTCGGCTCGCAGGTGCGGCTGGCGGGCGGGAGCGGGCTGGGCGGTGCGTACGAGCCGATCACGGTCGTGGTCGTCGGCACCTTCCGCCCGCGCTCGGCCGTGGGCTGGGAGAGCGACCCGCTCACCGGTGCCGGGGCCGCGGCGGGCGAGGACGACGAGGGTCCGGTGTACGGGCCGTTCGTGGTCGACGACGCCGCCTTCCTGGACAGCGGCTCGCCGGTCGCGCGGCTGCGGGTGACGGCCCAGCCCGACCCGGCTCGGCTGGACCGGGCGTCGGTCCGCGCGGCGGTCGCGGCGTACGACGGGGCCGGGGACCGGCTGGCGGCCGACCTGGCCGACCGGGTGCAGATCGCCCGGCTCACCTCGCGGCTGCCGGCGACGCTCGAGCGCGTCGAGGCCCAGCGGGCCGCGGGGCGCTCGACGGTGCTCGTCGCGGTCCTGCTCGGCGCCGCTCTGTCCCTGGCCGCCCTGCTGCTGGCCGGTCGCCTCGTGGCGGTGGTGCGCGACGAGGAGCGCGTGCTGCTGGTCGCGCTGGGCGCCAGTCGCCGCCAGCAGCTCGGGGCGGCGGCCCTGGAGGCGCTGCTGCTCGCCCTCCTCGCCGCGGCACTGGCGCTGCCGAGCGCCGCGCTGCTCCACGCCGCGCTCGTCCGGACCGGCGGGCCGGCCGCCGCGGGTCTGGCCGAGGGGCCGCTGCTGACCAGGTCGCTGGTGACGACGGTGCTGGGCTGCGCGCTGCTGCCCACGCCGGCGCTGGTGCTGACCGCCCTGGACGGGGGGACCACGGCGGCGGCCACCCGGGGGCGGTGGGCGCGGACCCGCGCCGGGGTGGACGTCGCACTTCCGGTCGTCGCGGCACTCGCGGTCGCGGTCGGGTGGTGGCAGCTGCGGCAGCAGCCCACCACGAGCGCGGCGCGCGGGGACCTCACCCTGGTGCTGGCGCCCGTGGTGTGCGTGGCGGCGGCGGTGCTGCTCGTCGTCCGGGTGGTGCCGGCGCTGCTGCGTGCGGTGGCCCGGCGCCTGCTGCGGTCGGTGTCGCTGCTGCTGCCGCTGTCGGTGCAGCAGGCGGCGCGACGACCGCACCCGGGCACCGCGCTCGTGCTCGTGGCGGCCTCGGTCGCGGCCGCGACCTTCGGGCTCGGTGCCGGGGAGACCTGGTCCCGGTCGCAGGCCGACCAGGCCGACCTGCGGGTGGGCACCGACCTGCGCCTCGACGTACCGACCGTGCCGAGCGGCGACCAGGCCCGGGCTGTCGCGGACGCGGTCGGTCGGGCGACGCTGTCGGGGGCGGTGGACCGAGCGGTCGCCGTCGGGCAGTACGTCGGCACCGCGGACGGCCCACCCACTCTCGTCGCCGTGGACAGCCGGGCGGCCGGGGACCTGCTGCGGGGCCGGATCGAGGACGGCAGCTGGGCGGGCGTCGGGGCGCGGCTGGACCCGGGGCCCGCGCCGGCCGGGGTCGTCCTGGCCGACGGCGTCAGCCTCCAGGGCCGGGTCGACAGCGCGCTGCCGGTCACCGCCACCGTCACCGCCGTGGTCAGCGGGGCGGGCGGTCTGCGCCCCACGCTCACCTCCGCGCCGCTCCCCCTCGACGGCGGGGCGCACCCCGTGACCTGGTCCGAGCCGCCGGGCGCCGGCGTGCGCCTGGTCGCGCTGGGGCTGCACTTCGACGCCCCCCGGGCCCGGCGCGCGGACGAGCTCGCCGCGGCCGCGGTCGAGGTCGGGGTCGCGCTCCCCGGCGCCGAGGCGACCGGGGCCTGGCAGGCGCCGGCGCAGCCCCGCGACCCGGTCCGCGACGTCACCGTCGGCGTCGAGCCGGCCGCGGACGGCGCGCGGCTGGTCGCGGCCGGCACCGTGGAGAGCGCCCGGCTGTCCGACGGCGGCGGGGACCTGGTGCTCACGGCGTACGCCGCGCCGGACGCCGTGCCCGTCGCGCTGTCGCATGACCTGGCCGATGCGGTCGACGCGGGGACCGGCGACACCCTGGTCGGCACCCTCGTCGACGTCGACCTGCCGCTCGAGGTCGTCGCCGTGGTGCCGCAGGTGCCGTCCGCGCCCGGGCGGCCGGCGGTGCTGGCCGACGCCGACGCCGTCTCGCGCACCCTCATCGCCGGGGGCCACCTGGAGCCCGTCGTGGACGGGTGGTGGGTCGGCGAGCCGGGCGCGGGGACCGAGCGCGCGCTGGAGGCGCTGGGGCTCGGCGAGGTCACCAGCCGGCGGGCGGTGACCGACGACCTGCTGCGCGGCCCGTTCGAGGTGCTCGTGCCGACGGTGCTGGCCACGCTCGTGGCGGCCTCGGTCGTGCTGCTCCTCGCAGGGGTCGCGCTGGCCACCGGGGCCGACCAGCGGCGCCGGGCGGGCGAGCTGACCCGGCTGCGGGCCCTCGGTCTGCGCCGGCCCGAGGCCCTGCGCGTGACCCTGGTCGAGCACGCGGCCTTCCTGGGGCCGCTGGTCCTGCTCGGGCTGCTCGTCGGTGCGGGGAGCGCCCTCGTCCTGGGACCCCTGCTGGTCCGCTCCGACCTCGGCTCGGCACCCGTGCCGAGCGCGGTGGCGGACTGGCCGTGGGGCGTGGCCAGCCTCGTCCTGGGCGGCGCACTGGCCGGCGCGGCGCTGGTCTCATGGCTGGTCGCCCGTCGCCAGGTGCGCGCCTCGGACCACGCCGGGCTGCGGACGGGGGACGCGTGA
- a CDS encoding amidase — protein MDDYRDHDAVGLAELVRDGQVTPAELLDAARARAREVNGRINAIVVEVDPPAPAGGGDGPFAGVPFLLKDLGQDLAGYPTSGGSRALATTPVTENATVVDRWLAAGLVVFGKTNTPEFGAKGITEPHLFGPARNPWDTDHTPGGSSGGSAAAVAAGIVPCAAASDGGGSIRIPASACGLFGLKPSRGLVPSGPVAGEAIGGTATHGVVSRSVRDTAAMLDVLVGPSPESPYLAAPPLSPYAGEVGQDPGPLRIGVWTGSSINPDPHPEALAAARESAALLTSLGHEVEELDAAPFDDAALARDFLTSWFVYVAHAVAEAKAFGGAGDGGFEPDTLVMAALGRATSPVDFVRAVESRQLAVRRMAAFHQRYDLLLTPSTATPPPRVGALDLPPALQRAQRGLIKARGAGLLRFTPVVDQLISENLGWVPYTQLANLTGLPAMSVPLHWTPQGLPIGTQLVGRLGAEAVLLRLAAQLEQAQPWWDRRPAL, from the coding sequence ATGGACGACTACCGGGACCACGACGCGGTCGGGCTGGCCGAGCTGGTCCGCGACGGGCAGGTGACGCCGGCCGAGCTGCTCGACGCGGCACGGGCACGGGCGCGCGAGGTCAACGGCCGGATCAACGCGATCGTGGTCGAGGTCGACCCGCCCGCCCCGGCGGGCGGGGGCGACGGGCCCTTCGCGGGCGTGCCCTTCCTGCTCAAGGACCTCGGGCAGGACCTCGCGGGCTACCCGACCAGCGGCGGGTCGCGCGCCCTGGCCACCACGCCGGTGACCGAGAACGCCACCGTGGTCGACCGCTGGCTCGCGGCCGGGCTGGTCGTCTTCGGCAAGACCAACACCCCGGAGTTCGGCGCCAAGGGCATCACCGAGCCGCACCTGTTCGGTCCGGCCCGCAACCCGTGGGACACCGACCACACACCCGGGGGCTCCTCGGGCGGCTCGGCCGCGGCGGTCGCGGCCGGCATCGTGCCGTGCGCGGCGGCCAGCGACGGCGGCGGCTCGATCCGGATCCCCGCGTCGGCCTGCGGGCTGTTCGGGCTCAAGCCCTCGCGCGGCCTGGTCCCGTCGGGCCCGGTCGCCGGCGAGGCCATCGGGGGTACGGCGACCCACGGCGTCGTGTCCCGCTCGGTGCGCGACACCGCGGCCATGCTCGACGTGCTGGTCGGCCCGTCACCGGAGTCGCCCTACCTCGCGGCGCCCCCGCTCTCGCCGTACGCCGGCGAGGTGGGCCAGGACCCGGGCCCCCTGCGCATCGGCGTGTGGACCGGCAGCTCGATCAACCCCGACCCGCACCCGGAGGCGCTGGCCGCGGCCCGCGAGAGCGCCGCGCTGCTGACGTCGCTGGGCCACGAGGTCGAGGAGCTCGACGCGGCGCCGTTCGACGACGCGGCGCTGGCCCGGGACTTCCTGACCTCGTGGTTCGTCTACGTGGCGCACGCCGTCGCGGAGGCCAAGGCCTTCGGCGGGGCGGGGGACGGCGGCTTCGAGCCCGACACCCTGGTCATGGCCGCCCTGGGCCGGGCCACCAGCCCCGTGGACTTCGTCCGGGCGGTCGAGAGCCGGCAGCTCGCCGTACGCCGGATGGCGGCCTTCCACCAGCGCTACGACCTGCTGCTCACGCCGTCGACCGCGACCCCGCCGCCGCGCGTCGGGGCGCTCGACCTGCCGCCCGCCCTGCAGCGGGCGCAGCGCGGGCTGATCAAGGCGCGCGGCGCCGGGCTGCTGCGGTTCACGCCGGTCGTCGACCAGCTGATCAGCGAGAACCTCGGCTGGGTGCCCTACACCCAGCTGGCCAACCTCACCGGCCTGCCCGCGATGAGCGTGCCGCTGCACTGGACGCCCCAGGGACTGCCCATCGGCACGCAGCTGGTCGGTCGGCTCGGCGCCGAGGCCGTCCTGCTCCGGCTGGCGGCGCAGCTCGAGCAGGCCCAGCCGTGGTGGGACCGGCGCCCGGCGCTGTGA